In Bacillus cytotoxicus NVH 391-98, the following are encoded in one genomic region:
- a CDS encoding MaoC/PaaZ C-terminal domain-containing protein produces the protein MLKKKVQIGRRMDEITVGEKLSITEKIEDKDLLLYLGLTNDANPLYIQHDYASQTPYEKPIVPSMMLTGMITTAVTKYLPGPGSHVVRKDLMFVKPVHHYETLEIHFEVIEVSQEEHTIDMRVFAYDESKEVVVKGRLTVTPPYQSVSMLEKTLDNF, from the coding sequence ATGTTAAAGAAAAAAGTTCAAATCGGTCGTCGAATGGATGAAATTACAGTAGGAGAGAAGTTATCCATTACTGAGAAAATAGAAGATAAAGATTTATTATTGTATTTAGGTTTAACAAATGACGCGAATCCTTTATATATTCAGCATGATTATGCATCCCAAACTCCATATGAAAAGCCGATTGTACCGAGCATGATGTTAACAGGAATGATTACAACAGCAGTTACAAAATATTTACCAGGTCCAGGAAGTCATGTTGTTAGGAAGGATCTTATGTTTGTCAAACCAGTTCATCATTATGAAACATTAGAAATTCATTTTGAAGTGATAGAGGTTTCCCAAGAAGAACATACAATTGATATGCGTGTATTTGCTTATGACGAAAGTAAAGAAGTGGTTGTGAAAGGAAGATTAACAGTAACGCCTCCTTACCAATCGGTGTCCATGTTAGAAAAAACATTAGATAACTTCTAA
- the citZ gene encoding citrate synthase: MGEFSGKGESVMTVIRGLEGVVATTSSVSSIIDDTLTYVGYNIDDLAENATFEEVVYLLWNRRLPNEAELVEFKETLSNYLEVPNEIFTYLKQVDLKIAHPMSVLRTAISMLALYDESAEIMDEQSNRLKAVKLQAQVGTIVAAYARIRKGLEVVEPRKDLSLAANFLYMLNNREPNEVEIEAFDKALVLHADHELNASTFTARVCVATLSDVYSGITAAIGALKGPLHGGANENVMKMLKEIGEEENVESYIHNALQNKVKIMGFGHRVYEHGDPRAKHLREMSKRLCVLLGEEKWYNMSVKIEEIVTREKALPPNVDFYSASVYHCLGIDHDLFTPIFAISRMSGWLAHILEQYENNRLIRPRAEYSGPTHQRYVPLAQR; this comes from the coding sequence TTGGGAGAATTTTCAGGAAAAGGAGAGAGTGTCATGACTGTTATTCGAGGTTTAGAAGGGGTAGTAGCAACAACATCATCTGTGAGCTCAATTATTGATGATACATTAACGTATGTTGGGTATAATATTGATGATTTAGCAGAAAACGCTACATTTGAAGAAGTCGTATACTTATTATGGAATCGCAGATTGCCTAATGAAGCTGAATTAGTGGAATTCAAGGAAACTTTATCCAATTATTTGGAAGTTCCAAATGAGATTTTCACATATTTAAAGCAAGTAGACTTAAAGATTGCGCATCCGATGTCAGTTTTACGAACAGCGATTTCCATGCTAGCATTATATGATGAGAGCGCTGAAATCATGGATGAACAGTCCAATCGTTTGAAAGCGGTTAAATTACAAGCTCAAGTCGGAACAATTGTTGCAGCATACGCAAGAATTCGTAAAGGTTTAGAGGTTGTTGAACCAAGAAAAGATTTATCATTAGCAGCAAACTTCTTATACATGCTAAATAATCGTGAACCGAATGAAGTTGAAATTGAGGCTTTTGATAAGGCGCTTGTCCTTCATGCAGACCATGAATTAAACGCTTCTACATTTACAGCGCGCGTTTGTGTTGCTACACTTTCAGATGTATATTCTGGTATCACAGCAGCGATTGGCGCGCTAAAAGGGCCTCTTCATGGCGGGGCAAATGAAAATGTAATGAAGATGCTAAAAGAAATTGGTGAAGAAGAAAATGTAGAATCCTATATTCATAATGCGCTTCAAAATAAAGTGAAGATTATGGGATTTGGTCATCGTGTATATGAACATGGTGATCCACGTGCAAAACATTTACGTGAAATGTCTAAGAGATTATGCGTGCTTTTAGGAGAAGAGAAATGGTATAATATGTCTGTGAAAATAGAAGAGATTGTAACAAGAGAAAAAGCTCTTCCGCCAAATGTCGATTTCTACTCTGCTTCTGTATACCATTGTTTAGGAATTGACCATGATTTATTTACACCAATTTTTGCGATTAGCCGCATGTCAGGCTGGTTAGCTCATATTTTAGAACAATATGAAAATAACCGTTTAATTCGCCCGCGTGCTGAATATAGTGGACCGACGCATCAAAGATACGTTCCGCTAGCACAACGCTAA
- the mdh gene encoding malate dehydrogenase, giving the protein MTIKRKKVSVIGAGFTGATTAFLLAQKELADVVLVDIPQLENPTKGKALDMLEASPVQGFDANIIGTSDYADTADSDVVIITAGIARKPGMSRDDLVATNSKIMKSVTKEIAKHSPDTIIIVLTNPVDAMTYSVFKEAGFPKERVIGQSGVLDTARFRTFIAQELNLSVKDITGFVLGGHGDDMVPLVRYSYAGGIPLETLISKERLDAIVERTRKGGGEIVNLLGNGSAYYAPAASLVEMTEAILKDQRRVLPAIAYLEGEYGYRDLYLGVPVILGGNGIEKVIELELREEEKMALDRSVESVRNVMEILS; this is encoded by the coding sequence ATGACAATCAAACGCAAAAAAGTATCAGTCATCGGTGCGGGATTTACAGGAGCAACAACGGCGTTCTTATTAGCTCAAAAAGAGCTTGCAGATGTTGTACTAGTGGATATTCCACAGCTTGAAAATCCAACAAAAGGGAAAGCGTTAGATATGTTAGAGGCAAGCCCTGTCCAAGGTTTTGATGCTAACATTATCGGTACATCTGATTACGCAGATACTGCTGATTCTGACGTTGTAATTATTACAGCAGGAATCGCGCGTAAACCGGGTATGAGCCGCGATGATTTAGTAGCGACGAATTCTAAAATTATGAAAAGTGTTACAAAAGAAATTGCAAAACACTCACCAGATACAATTATTATTGTGTTAACAAATCCAGTTGATGCAATGACATATTCTGTATTTAAAGAAGCAGGATTTCCAAAAGAACGCGTTATTGGTCAATCTGGTGTATTAGATACAGCTCGTTTCCGTACATTTATCGCACAAGAATTGAACCTTTCTGTTAAAGATATTACTGGATTTGTTCTTGGGGGTCACGGTGATGATATGGTACCGCTTGTTCGCTATTCGTATGCAGGTGGTATACCGCTAGAAACACTCATTTCGAAAGAACGTTTAGATGCAATTGTGGAGCGTACACGTAAAGGTGGCGGTGAAATTGTAAATCTATTAGGAAATGGTAGTGCATATTATGCACCGGCTGCTTCTCTCGTTGAGATGACGGAAGCAATCCTAAAAGACCAGCGCCGTGTGTTACCAGCTATTGCATATCTTGAAGGGGAATATGGTTATCGTGATCTTTACCTAGGTGTACCAGTAATTTTAGGTGGTAACGGTATTGAAAAAGTGATTGAGTTAGAGCTTCGCGAAGAAGAAAAAATGGCGTTAGATCGTTCAGTTGAATCTGTGCGTAACGTTATGGAAATTCTTTCTTAA
- a CDS encoding DUF441 domain-containing protein, with product MISQSTLFLFILLIIGLIAKNQSLIVAICVLFVLKWTFLGDKILPYLQTKGINLGVTVITIAVLVPIATGEIGFKQLGEATKSYYAWIALASGIAVALLAKGGLQLLTNDPHITTALVFGTIIAVALFNGVAVGPLIGAGIAYAVMNIIQMFK from the coding sequence ATGATTAGTCAATCAACGTTATTTTTATTCATACTGCTTATTATTGGGTTAATTGCTAAAAATCAATCATTAATTGTAGCCATTTGTGTGCTATTTGTATTAAAGTGGACATTTTTGGGAGATAAAATTCTACCCTATTTACAAACGAAAGGGATTAATCTCGGAGTAACAGTCATTACAATAGCGGTTCTTGTTCCAATTGCGACAGGTGAAATTGGTTTTAAGCAACTGGGTGAAGCGACGAAATCTTATTATGCATGGATTGCTTTAGCTTCAGGAATAGCGGTTGCGCTATTGGCAAAGGGTGGTTTGCAGTTGCTAACGAACGATCCACATATTACAACTGCACTTGTATTTGGAACTATTATTGCAGTTGCTCTATTTAATGGGGTAGCTGTAGGACCGTTAATCGGAGCTGGAATTGCCTATGCAGTCATGAACATTATACAGATGTTTAAGTGA
- the ytvI gene encoding sporulation integral membrane protein YtvI — protein MNRNSLYILLRLILVIMITIIGFYVLIYIAGLIYPFIIALAFAYLINPVVNFLNRNLHFPRALSVLVSLILVFGAIVGLVTYLVTEVISATTYLLQIVTDKFPTIVQYAQQFALNNIMPLYDDLISKFNHLGESQQHTITQNIQNLGTEATKQMKDLLTAIISGLTNFISALPTTLTVLVFILLATFFISFDWHRLAHKTRHFLPNRVHGYGKTIFVDLRKASFGFVKAQLTLVSMTTIIVLVGLLILRVPYAITIALITGIVDLLPYLGTGAVFVPWVIYVFFTGDTAFAIGLLILYIIVIVQRQIMEPKVLSSNIGLDPLPTLVALFVGFKLYGFLGLIVGPVTLVLLNTLHKAHVFHDLWKFIKGTPLK, from the coding sequence TTGAATCGTAACTCACTATATATCTTATTACGATTGATCTTAGTCATTATGATAACAATAATCGGGTTTTATGTTCTCATCTATATTGCAGGACTCATCTATCCATTTATTATCGCTCTAGCATTTGCTTATTTGATTAATCCAGTCGTAAATTTTCTGAACCGAAACCTACACTTTCCTCGTGCATTATCGGTACTCGTCAGTTTAATTCTCGTTTTCGGCGCTATCGTTGGGCTCGTCACATACCTTGTGACAGAAGTTATTTCTGCCACAACTTACTTATTGCAAATTGTTACCGACAAGTTTCCGACTATCGTTCAATATGCACAACAATTTGCACTTAACAATATTATGCCTCTCTATGACGATTTAATTTCTAAATTTAATCATCTTGGAGAATCCCAACAACATACCATTACACAAAACATTCAAAATCTGGGCACGGAAGCTACAAAGCAAATGAAAGATTTATTAACCGCTATTATTAGTGGGTTAACAAACTTTATTAGCGCACTTCCAACTACGTTAACTGTGCTTGTTTTTATTCTCTTAGCAACTTTCTTTATTAGCTTTGATTGGCATAGACTTGCTCACAAAACAAGACATTTTCTTCCAAATCGAGTACACGGATATGGAAAGACCATTTTTGTAGATTTAAGAAAAGCGTCATTTGGATTTGTGAAAGCACAACTTACCCTTGTATCGATGACAACGATTATTGTATTGGTTGGTTTATTAATTTTACGAGTACCGTACGCAATCACAATCGCATTAATAACTGGTATTGTAGACTTACTTCCTTATTTAGGAACAGGAGCTGTCTTTGTTCCTTGGGTTATATATGTCTTTTTTACAGGAGATACAGCCTTTGCAATCGGCCTGCTCATTTTATATATCATCGTAATTGTCCAAAGACAAATTATGGAGCCAAAAGTCCTATCATCAAATATTGGACTTGATCCTCTTCCAACACTTGTTGCTTTATTCGTTGGATTTAAACTCTATGGTTTTTTAGGGTTAATTGTCGGTCCAGTCACATTAGTACTCTTAAATACATTGCATAAAGCACATGTCTTCCATGATTTATGGAAATTTATTAAGGGAACTCCCTTAAAATAA
- a CDS encoding FxsA family protein: protein MKWLLVLFILIPALEVTVLIASSHLIGVWPTFVMIIVTAALGAYLAKQQGFKVLREIRIRVNRGEMPGDAVLDGIFILAGGVLLLVPGYVTDVIGLVFIMPVTRKVWKQIVMRWLEWKLRRNTTIIVQK, encoded by the coding sequence GTGAAATGGCTTCTTGTTTTATTTATTTTAATACCAGCTCTTGAAGTGACGGTTTTGATTGCTTCAAGTCATTTGATTGGTGTATGGCCAACGTTTGTTATGATTATTGTTACAGCTGCTTTAGGTGCTTATTTAGCGAAACAACAGGGCTTTAAGGTACTTAGGGAAATTAGGATTAGAGTGAACCGAGGAGAGATGCCGGGAGATGCTGTATTAGATGGGATTTTTATTCTGGCAGGTGGAGTGCTTTTGTTAGTGCCTGGATATGTAACAGATGTAATTGGTCTTGTTTTCATCATGCCAGTGACGCGAAAGGTATGGAAGCAGATAGTAATGAGATGGCTAGAGTGGAAATTGAGAAGAAATACAACAATTATTGTACAAAAATAA
- the icd gene encoding NADP-dependent isocitrate dehydrogenase: MTTGEKITVTNGVMNVPNNPIIPFIEGDGIGPDIWAAASRVLEAAVEKAYNGEKKIIWKEVLAGEKAFNQTGEWLPEETLNAIREYLIAIKGPLTTPVGGGIRSLNVALRQELDLYVCLRPVRYFEGVPSPVKRPEDTDMVIFRENTEDIYAGIEYAKGSPEAEKVLAFLKDTMGVNKIRFPETSGIGIKPISEEGTKRLVRAAIQYAINEKRSSVTLVHKGNIMKFTEGAFKNWGYEVAEQEFGDKVFTWAEYDRIVEKDGKDAANKAMAEAEAAGKIIVKDSIADIFLQQILTRPREFDVVATMNLNGDYISDALAAQVGGIGIAPGANINYVTGHAIFEATHGTAPKYAGLDKVNPSSVLLSGVLLLEHLGWNEAAKLVTGAVEKTIASKVVTYDFARLMDGATEVKCSEFADALINNMDVAVIKNA; this comes from the coding sequence GTGACGACAGGAGAAAAAATTACTGTAACAAATGGTGTTATGAATGTACCGAACAATCCAATTATTCCTTTCATCGAAGGGGACGGAATTGGACCGGATATTTGGGCAGCTGCATCTCGTGTATTAGAAGCGGCTGTAGAGAAAGCTTATAATGGTGAGAAGAAAATTATTTGGAAAGAAGTGCTTGCAGGGGAAAAAGCATTCAACCAAACGGGTGAATGGTTACCAGAGGAAACTTTAAATGCAATTCGTGAGTATTTAATTGCGATTAAAGGTCCGCTTACAACTCCTGTTGGTGGTGGAATTCGTTCTTTAAACGTAGCGCTTCGCCAAGAGTTAGATTTATATGTATGTTTACGTCCGGTTCGTTATTTTGAAGGTGTTCCTTCACCTGTAAAACGTCCGGAAGATACCGATATGGTTATTTTCCGTGAAAATACAGAAGACATTTATGCTGGTATTGAATATGCAAAAGGATCTCCAGAAGCAGAAAAAGTTCTTGCTTTCTTAAAAGATACAATGGGTGTAAATAAAATCCGCTTCCCAGAAACATCAGGAATTGGTATCAAACCAATTTCAGAAGAAGGGACAAAGCGTCTTGTTCGTGCTGCAATTCAATACGCAATTAACGAAAAACGTTCCTCTGTTACATTAGTTCATAAAGGAAATATTATGAAATTCACAGAAGGTGCTTTCAAAAATTGGGGTTATGAAGTTGCTGAACAAGAGTTTGGTGATAAAGTATTTACATGGGCAGAATATGATCGTATTGTTGAAAAAGATGGCAAAGATGCAGCAAATAAAGCGATGGCAGAAGCTGAAGCAGCTGGTAAAATCATCGTAAAAGATTCTATTGCAGATATTTTCTTACAACAAATTTTAACACGTCCACGTGAATTTGATGTTGTGGCAACAATGAACTTAAATGGTGACTATATCTCTGATGCACTTGCAGCTCAAGTAGGTGGCATTGGTATTGCTCCAGGTGCAAATATTAACTACGTGACTGGTCATGCAATTTTTGAAGCTACTCATGGTACGGCTCCGAAATATGCAGGCTTAGATAAAGTAAACCCATCTTCTGTTCTTCTTTCAGGAGTATTATTGTTAGAACATTTAGGGTGGAATGAAGCAGCAAAATTAGTAACTGGGGCAGTGGAAAAAACAATTGCTTCAAAAGTGGTAACATATGACTTCGCACGTCTAATGGATGGTGCAACTGAAGTGAAATGTTCTGAATTTGCTGATGCTCTTATTAACAATATGGACGTAGCAGTAATTAAAAACGCATAA